The Chloroflexota bacterium genome contains the following window.
GCCACGGCGGCGCTGTTGATGCTGACCTTGTCCGCGCCCGCCAGCAGCATGGTCCGCACGTCGTCGGCGGTGCGGATGCCGCCGCCGACCGTCAGCGGGATGAAGACCGCTTCCGCCGTGCGCCGCACCACGTCCAGCATGATGTCGCGGCCGTCCGACGACGCCGTGATGTCGTAGAAGACCAGCTCGTCAGCGCCCTCGCGGTTGTAGACTTCGGCCAGGGCGACCGGGTCGCCAGCGTCGCGCAACTGCTCGAAGGTGACGCCCTTGACGACGCGGCCCTTGTTGACGTCGAGGCAGGGGATGATGCGGCGAGTGAGCACGCGCCAATGACTCCTTGGGCTGTTCAGCCGGACGCGCGCGACGCGAGCGCCTCGATGGCCGACCCGAGATCGACGTTGCCGGTGTAGATCGCCTTCCCGACGATCACGCCGACGGTCCCCGTTTCGGCAAGGTCGATGATGTCCTGGGGCTGGCCGACGCCGCCCGATGCGATCACGCCAACTGTGGGCACGGCCTGGGCCATCTTTCGCATCGCGTCCAGGTTGGGGCCGGTCAACATGCCGTCGCGGCTGATGTCGGTGTAGACGATGGTCTTGACGCCGCGCTCGGCCATCTGGCGGGCGAGGTCGAGCGCGTCCACATCCGAGACGTCCACCCAGCCACGAACGGCAACCCGGCCGTCTCGGGCGTCGATCCCGATGCCGACCAGCCCGCCGAAACGCCCCAGCGCCCAGTCCACGAAGGACGGGTCTTCGATGGCCTTGGTGCCGACCATCACCCGGTCCACGCCAGCGTCGACGGCAGCCTGGATGTGGTCGAGCGTCCGCAGGCCGCCGCCCAGTTGGACCGGCACCGAGACGGCGTCGGCAATCGCCTTGACGACTGCAAGCTGGCGCGGCTCGCCGTCTTTCGCGCCGTCGAGGTCGACCACGTGAATGCGCGTCGCGCCGGCCGCCTCCCAGCGACGGGCCATCGCGGCCGGATCGTCACCGTAGACGGTCGAACGGTCGAAATCGCCCTGCACGAGGCGGACGCAACGGCCGCCCTGAAGGTCGATGGCGGGGATGATCTCAAACACGGGAGGACGCCGAGACCGCCGTCACCGCCCGGGGCGCGGTGCAGTTGCGAGCGAAGTTGCGGTAGATCCGCAGCCCGATCTCCGAGCTCTTCTCCGGGTGGAACTGGGTGGCGAACACGTTTTTGTGCGCGACTATCGAGGCGAAGCTGACGCCGTAGTCCGTCTCGCCGACCGTATCGGCGTGGTCGGCCGGGTCCACGTAAAACGAGTGGACGAAGTAGAAGTAGGCGTTGTCGGGCACGCCCTCCAGCAACGGATGGTGCTGGCGGATGCGGACTGAGTTCCAGCCGATGTGCGGCACCTTCTGGCCGCCGGGCAGCCGACGGACCGTGCCGGGCACCAGTCCGAGGCACTCGACGCCACGACCTTCCTCGCTCGACTCGAAGATGATCTGCTCGCCCAGGCAGACGCCGAGGAACGGCCGGCCGGAGCGCACGTACGCCCGCAGTGGCTCGACCAGCCCGAGGGCGGTGAGGTTCTTCATCGCGTCCACGGCCGAGCCCTGGCCGGGGACGACCAGCCCGTCGGCCTGGGCGATGATGGCCGGGTCGTCGGTCACGACCGGATGCTCGCCCACCGACTCCAGCGCTTTCGCGACACTCCGGAGGTTTCCGGCTCGGTAGTCGAGAATCACAATCATGCCCAGGCGCCCCCCGAATGTGCGGTCCGGGCGAATTCTATCAGACGCCGCACGGGCTGACGGCCGGCCCGTGCGGGTAGCTCGTTCGGACTGAATGGAGGCGGGAACGTCACGTCGCGGAACGGCTGGCCGTTGTCCCAGATGGCGCAGGTGTGCGTGGCATGGCCGCGTCTCGTCGCGGCCACGCTCGGCTGCGGACTGATGCCATGCGTGAGGCCGCCAATGTCGAACCGTCTGCCTCCCAGATGGCCGGGCCTGCTCCTGCTGTGGGGGCTGCCGCTGGCGTTCGTGATCCTCTCGTGGTGGACGGCCGCTGGGTTCCCCTACTACCTCGACAATAACGAGACGTTCCTCTCGTACGTCCATGCCCGAAATCTCGAAATCTGGGATCCGTTCGACTACGGCTGGCTCACCGCCGAAGCGACCGATCCCAGCCAGCCGGCAGTCAGCGACATCTACTCGCACAACCCGAACGGCCCGCGCTACCTGCACTACGCGCTGCTGCGGGCCGGCCTCCGCGAGCTGCCGGTACACGTGCTCGCCATCTCTGTCGTCAGCACGCTGATGTGCCTCTGGCTCTTGACCCGGGCCTTCTGGCGGCCCGGCCTGAGCGTGGTCGCGTTCGCGGTGGTGCTGGACTACGTCGGGTTCCTGTCGTGGACGGTCAACACCTACCGCGTGTGGGTCTTTGTGCTGTTCTTTGGGCTGGTGCTGGCCGTCGCCCGGAAACGCCACGTCTGGATGGCGCTGTTCACGTTCCTGCTATTCCAGTTGGAATACGGCACCGCCCTGTTCGTGGGCGCAACCATGACGATGCTGGTGCTGCTGCTGCGCGGCTGGCGGGACAGCAGCCTGATCGCGGCATCGGCGGTGGGCGCTCTCCTGTCAGTCGGGCTGTTCGCCGCCCAGGTGCTGGCTTACTATGGCCCGGGCGGCTTCATGCAGGAACTGACGGCGACCTACGTCCGGCGTGGTACGGCGGGATCGGAGGCGGCCGGGGCACGCTTCATCTTCCAGGCCTGGAACGGGCTGTACGAGATGATGACGAGCATAGCGCGGGACACTTACAACCGGCCCGTGCTGCTGGTCACCGTCGCCGGCATCGGCTTCGCCTTCCTGATGCTGCGTCGGCCAGATGCTACACCTGCCGAGCGTTTCACGGCGTCGCTGACGCTCTCGACGGTCCTCGGCGCGCTGGTCACCTCGACGCTGCTCTACGGTTATTTCCTGCATGGGTTCGTCGAGTCGCTGCTGCCGCTGACCGTCTTCCTGATCGCGCCGGCCTTCGGCGTGGTCGCACTTGAGCTGGGCCGCCTGATCGAGCCGCGATTCACGCGGCCGGCAGTCGGGCCGCTGGTGGGCCTCGGCGTGCTGCTGCCGCTCGCATGGTCGTCCGTGGCCCACTTCGAGCCGCCAGTTGCCGTACCGCTGTTCGAGTTACTCCAGGGTGATCTGCGTGGCCGCTCGACGGTGTCGCCGTCACTCGGCGCGGCGATGATGGGGCCGGAGTTGGCGTTCGCCCTGGCGGACGGGCGGGCGGCCTCGACCGGGGACATCGAGGCGACACCGACAGACCTGAGCCGCCTGGCGGGGGTCCGCGACGAGGACGGTGGCCTGTTCTACGTTTGCCTGGACACGCTCTACCTGCGTCAGCGACACAAGGATGGGGCGTACAGTGTCTGTGAGATCGCAGCCAGCCGGTTGGCGCGGCGCGGTCATCAGCCGATGGCGTCGGGCCTGGGGTGGACCGTCATCCCGATCAACCCCGAAGATCGTGTGGAAGACGGGCCAGACGTGTACGCAGGGCCCGCCGGTGGTCGGCCATGATCGGCGAGCGCAATGTCAGGATGTCGCTGTGGCCACGTCACACCCGAACGATCACCCTGGCTGCCGGCGTCGTCGTGGTGGTTGCAGGCGGCCGTCTGGCCGCGTCGAGCCTCCCAACTGACCGTCCGACGCCGCTGGCGATCTTCACCCACCTCTACGGCCTGCTCTTGCTGGCTGGTCTGCTGTGGCTGTCGGCGTCGGTTGGCCGGGCCATCTTCCGAGCCGGCCGCCAGCCTGCCGACTCGGCGCTGGCATCTTGGCTCTTCGCGACGGTGCTTGGTGCGGGAGTCCTAGCCTATCTGATGCTCGCGCTCGGCCTTGTCAGCCTGCTGACGCCCTCGGCCATCGTGCTGACGCTTGCCGTGGTAGCGGGCGTCGTCTGGCCGTCGCTGCGCGAGGCGCCCAGCGCAGTGCTGGCAGCCCGGCAGTGGTTGGCTACGGCTCGGGCGGGAACCCGACGGGCCGGCCGACTGCTGGGGTTCTGCGTGCCGCTGACCGAGCTGATGCTGGCGCTCCTGCTGGTACAGGCGCTGGCACCACCGACCGGCTACGACGGCCTGATGTACCACCTCGCTGGTGCGCGGCGCTTCCTGGAACTGGGCCGCCTGACGGTCCTGCCGGACATCCAGCAGGCGAACATGCCCTTCACAGTGGACATGCTCTACCTGATCGGGCTGGTGCTCGGGAGCGACGAGGTAGCCGGGCTGCTCCATCTCGCCTTCGCGCTGATGCTGGCGCTCTCGGTCTTCCAGTTCGGACATGAGTTTCTGGACGCCCGCACTGGCGCCTTCAGCGCGGCGATCCTGCTCTCCGGAACGCTGGTCGCCGTCTACGCGCCGATGCCCAACATCGACTTCGGGCTGGCCCTATTCGACTTCCTGGCGGTGTACGCGTTTGCCCGCTGGCTGCGCGATCAGCGTCGTTCGGATCTGGTCCTGTGCGGCTCACTGCTTGGCTTCGGCCTGGGCACCAAGTACCTCGGCGGGATCACGGTGATCGTCCTGGGTCTGACGTTGCTCTGGCGGCTCGCGCCGACGGTGCGGACACGCGGCCCCCGCCCCGTCCTGGCCGATCTCCTGGTGTTCGGTGCGCCGGTGGCCCTGATTGCCGCGCCCTGGTACGTCAAGAACCTGCTGCTGCTCGGCAGCCCGATCTGGCCGTTCCTGGCGCCAGGCGAGACTGACCTGAATATCGCGATCTCGGCGAACGTCTCGCTGGGCCGCTCCTGGCTGGACTACCTGTTGCTCCCCTGGCGCATCTACTTCGGAACCGGCCATGAGTATCCGCTGGCCCGTCTGCCGTTGCTGCTGATGGTGTTGCCGCTCTACACGCTGCTGCCGGGGCATCGCGTGGTCTCGGGCCTGCTGGGTCTGTCACTGGTGCATCTGCTGATCTGGAGTCAGGGCGCACATGTCGTCCGCTATCTGACCACGATTCTGCCCGAGCTGAGTCTGGCGGCCGGCTACGTGGTGGCGCAAATTGCTTGTGCGCCCAGGTTCGCGGCGCTGGGGCCTCGACTGGCGCCCGGGCTGCTGGTCGCCGGACTCGCGCTCGGGACGGCCTGCGCCGGCGTGCCGGTGCTGTTTGGACAACCCTACCTGCAGCTCGTCGGGTGGGAGTCACGCGATGCCTACCTGATGCGTCATCTGCCGAATCACCGCCTCGTCGCCCGCCTCAACCGGCAGGGCGAGGAGGTGCGTGGCGTGCTCCTGCTGGGGGACCGGCGCGGCTTCTACGTGGATGGGCCGTACTGGGTGGACGTCAGCCTGGGGGCATTCCGCACGCTGGCGACCGC
Protein-coding sequences here:
- the hisA gene encoding 1-(5-phosphoribosyl)-5-[(5-phosphoribosylamino)methylideneamino]imidazole-4-carboxamide isomerase, whose product is MFEIIPAIDLQGGRCVRLVQGDFDRSTVYGDDPAAMARRWEAAGATRIHVVDLDGAKDGEPRQLAVVKAIADAVSVPVQLGGGLRTLDHIQAAVDAGVDRVMVGTKAIEDPSFVDWALGRFGGLVGIGIDARDGRVAVRGWVDVSDVDALDLARQMAERGVKTIVYTDISRDGMLTGPNLDAMRKMAQAVPTVGVIASGGVGQPQDIIDLAETGTVGVIVGKAIYTGNVDLGSAIEALASRASG
- the hisH gene encoding imidazole glycerol phosphate synthase subunit HisH, whose product is MIVILDYRAGNLRSVAKALESVGEHPVVTDDPAIIAQADGLVVPGQGSAVDAMKNLTALGLVEPLRAYVRSGRPFLGVCLGEQIIFESSEEGRGVECLGLVPGTVRRLPGGQKVPHIGWNSVRIRQHHPLLEGVPDNAYFYFVHSFYVDPADHADTVGETDYGVSFASIVAHKNVFATQFHPEKSSEIGLRIYRNFARNCTAPRAVTAVSASSRV
- a CDS encoding glycosyltransferase family 39 protein; translation: MIGERNVRMSLWPRHTRTITLAAGVVVVVAGGRLAASSLPTDRPTPLAIFTHLYGLLLLAGLLWLSASVGRAIFRAGRQPADSALASWLFATVLGAGVLAYLMLALGLVSLLTPSAIVLTLAVVAGVVWPSLREAPSAVLAARQWLATARAGTRRAGRLLGFCVPLTELMLALLLVQALAPPTGYDGLMYHLAGARRFLELGRLTVLPDIQQANMPFTVDMLYLIGLVLGSDEVAGLLHLAFALMLALSVFQFGHEFLDARTGAFSAAILLSGTLVAVYAPMPNIDFGLALFDFLAVYAFARWLRDQRRSDLVLCGSLLGFGLGTKYLGGITVIVLGLTLLWRLAPTVRTRGPRPVLADLLVFGAPVALIAAPWYVKNLLLLGSPIWPFLAPGETDLNIAISANVSLGRSWLDYLLLPWRIYFGTGHEYPLARLPLLLMVLPLYTLLPGHRVVSGLLGLSLVHLLIWSQGAHVVRYLTTILPELSLAAGYVVAQIACAPRFAALGPRLAPGLLVAGLALGTACAGVPVLFGQPYLQLVGWESRDAYLMRHLPNHRLVARLNRQGEEVRGVLLLGDRRGFYVDGPYWVDVSLGAFRTLATAPDPDAAEAYLDTLGVSHVLVSAPDIQWHARYDPDGWIQAWYARFQETRLSYLVEEDRYYDLTLYRVRDLAAARALAAGPDCKRTCDCGN